The following are from one region of the Nostoc cf. commune SO-36 genome:
- a CDS encoding PhoX family protein, which translates to MKGRSHPKNNLTLNPSGNESIRDVIDRVSLSRRRFIMTAVGTSVLTVIGDVSIGGFLQSVEATPIPKGKGFAGIGFKSIPPNLLNPATGLLEKDLVSVPKGYTAKVLVAWGDPIAPGGPTWLADASQDAAAQEKQFGMHADGMHYFPLQPGNVVGRTVSSQARSLRGFLNQPINTGLLCVNHEYTQESILHPDGLDVVTIAKVRKSQAAHGVSVVEISKKGNEWSFNRNSPYGRRITGNTEMRVSGPAAGDALLKSKKFNITPTGSVDTGTRNDGYTAYGTLNNCAHGYTPWGTYLTCEENWNGYFANPTQDVVAIPGIEKSDILAGQNRYGVPRQSSYRWPEVDPRFDANTNPLEPHLFGWVVEIDPYNPQSKPVKRTALGRFKHESAQVVVDDKNRVAFYQGDDERNEYIYKFVCAQPLNPGNRSANRDLLDNGVLYVAKFNDNGTGEWIPLVYGQRGLTPENGFRSQAEVLVKTRQAGDRVGATMMDRPEWVAVRPRIGGYKEIEVYCTLTNNNRRGTTPVSSNQPDGTTTAGGARPPVVASNPRPDNRYGHIIRWREDGHSVTATTFKWDIFVEAGDKTRPEPNLKGNIKGDDLSSPDGLWFDDFGRLWIQTDHSGDGIGDLVNIGSNTMSCADPNTKQVRRFLTSPTDCEVTGVITTPDGKAMFINIQHPGDRGDASNPTIASNWPNSQGYGPSGRPRSSVVVITRNDGGVVGGL; encoded by the coding sequence ATGAAAGGACGCTCTCACCCTAAAAACAATTTGACTCTCAACCCATCCGGTAACGAGTCAATTCGTGATGTGATTGACCGCGTTAGTTTGAGTCGGCGGCGGTTCATCATGACTGCTGTAGGTACATCGGTGCTAACTGTTATAGGCGATGTTTCTATCGGTGGCTTTCTCCAAAGTGTTGAGGCAACCCCGATTCCGAAGGGAAAGGGATTTGCTGGCATAGGCTTTAAGAGCATCCCACCGAATTTACTCAACCCCGCGACAGGACTTCTGGAAAAGGATCTTGTCAGTGTTCCTAAAGGTTACACAGCCAAAGTACTGGTTGCTTGGGGAGATCCGATCGCACCTGGTGGCCCGACTTGGTTAGCAGATGCCTCCCAAGATGCAGCTGCTCAAGAAAAGCAGTTTGGTATGCACGCTGATGGGATGCACTACTTCCCTTTACAGCCAGGGAATGTTGTTGGTCGGACAGTAAGTTCACAAGCAAGATCACTTAGAGGCTTTTTAAATCAGCCCATCAATACTGGTCTGCTGTGTGTGAACCATGAGTATACCCAGGAATCAATTTTGCATCCTGATGGTCTGGATGTAGTCACAATTGCCAAGGTACGCAAGTCTCAGGCTGCTCATGGCGTGTCTGTTGTGGAAATTTCCAAAAAGGGCAATGAGTGGAGTTTCAACCGCAATTCGCCTTATGGTCGCCGCATTACCGGCAACACCGAAATGCGAGTATCGGGGCCTGCGGCTGGCGATGCATTGTTAAAGTCGAAAAAGTTTAACATTACGCCAACTGGCTCTGTTGATACTGGCACACGAAACGACGGCTACACCGCTTATGGTACGCTCAACAACTGCGCCCACGGTTACACTCCTTGGGGTACTTACTTGACCTGTGAGGAGAACTGGAACGGCTACTTTGCTAACCCTACACAAGATGTAGTTGCAATTCCAGGCATCGAAAAGTCTGATATCCTCGCAGGGCAGAATCGATACGGTGTACCTAGACAGTCTAGCTATCGCTGGCCAGAAGTTGATCCACGATTCGATGCAAACACCAACCCACTCGAACCCCATTTATTCGGCTGGGTGGTTGAGATCGATCCCTACAATCCACAAAGCAAACCAGTCAAGCGCACTGCTCTTGGTCGGTTCAAGCATGAGAGCGCTCAAGTTGTTGTTGATGATAAAAACCGTGTTGCTTTCTATCAAGGTGACGACGAGCGCAACGAGTACATCTACAAGTTCGTTTGTGCCCAACCTTTAAATCCCGGAAATCGTTCTGCTAACCGTGATTTGCTTGACAACGGAGTTCTGTACGTTGCCAAATTCAATGACAACGGTACTGGTGAGTGGATTCCTTTGGTCTACGGTCAGCGTGGTTTGACACCAGAAAATGGTTTCAGAAGCCAAGCTGAAGTATTAGTTAAGACAAGACAAGCTGGCGATCGCGTCGGCGCAACCATGATGGATCGCCCAGAGTGGGTTGCTGTGCGTCCTCGCATCGGCGGATATAAGGAGATTGAAGTCTATTGCACATTGACCAACAATAATCGTCGGGGCACAACTCCAGTTTCCTCCAACCAGCCAGACGGCACAACAACAGCAGGCGGTGCGCGTCCTCCTGTGGTTGCTTCTAACCCACGCCCTGACAACCGTTACGGTCACATCATTCGCTGGCGCGAAGATGGACACAGCGTTACGGCTACAACTTTCAAATGGGATATTTTTGTTGAAGCTGGGGACAAAACTAGACCCGAACCAAATCTCAAAGGCAACATTAAAGGTGACGATTTAAGTTCACCAGATGGTTTGTGGTTCGACGACTTCGGCCGCCTTTGGATTCAGACCGACCACTCAGGCGATGGTATCGGTGATTTAGTAAACATCGGTAGCAACACCATGTCGTGTGCTGACCCCAACACCAAACAAGTTAGGCGCTTCTTAACCAGCCCTACGGATTGTGAGGTAACTGGTGTAATTACTACACCCGATGGCAAAGCGATGTTTATTAACATCCAACACCCAGGCGATCGCGGGGATGCCTCGAATCCCACGATTGCCAGTAATTGGCCTAACAGTCAAGGGTATGGCCCATCAGGTCGCCCACGTTCATCAGTGGTAGTAATTACCCGTAATGATGGTGGCGTTGTTGGTGGTCTTTAA
- a CDS encoding PEP-CTERM sorting domain-containing protein, translated as MKLVKNISIAAFAVAISVAVGKPTQAALVNYGFTINATSGDNPGQYFGSFQYDDSALTNTGLETLGVENGLAVAFNYLGTNYTEADDTDFNNFPIASFNNGEVLGLSYFVADQFMIGSDPNTPNVGGNNFYLIDQSVNTTQVGTVRYAKVPEPLAIGGTAIAGVMGLWMQRKKRATKIVG; from the coding sequence ATGAAATTAGTTAAAAATATTAGCATTGCTGCTTTTGCTGTTGCTATCTCGGTTGCTGTTGGTAAACCGACGCAAGCTGCCTTGGTTAATTATGGTTTCACTATAAATGCGACATCTGGCGATAATCCCGGTCAGTATTTCGGCTCTTTTCAATACGATGACTCAGCCTTAACCAATACAGGTCTTGAGACATTGGGAGTTGAGAATGGATTAGCAGTTGCATTCAACTATTTAGGTACTAATTATACAGAGGCAGATGATACTGATTTCAACAATTTTCCCATAGCCAGTTTTAATAATGGCGAAGTTCTGGGACTAAGCTATTTTGTTGCAGACCAATTTATGATCGGGAGTGATCCAAATACTCCAAATGTAGGAGGAAACAATTTTTATCTAATTGACCAATCAGTAAATACAACACAGGTGGGTACTGTAAGGTACGCCAAAGTACCCGAACCGTTAGCTATTGGTGGTACGGCTATTGCTGGTGTTATGGGATTGTGGATGCAACGTAAGAAGAGAGCAACAAAAATTGTGGGTTAA